Proteins co-encoded in one Papaver somniferum cultivar HN1 chromosome 5, ASM357369v1, whole genome shotgun sequence genomic window:
- the LOC113279398 gene encoding uncharacterized protein LOC113279398, whose translation MDSKLQLWQGKLVNQAGRTTQIQAVVASMAQFQLGCLKIPEKSARKLESLQRNYCWNKASKKGCKFIGWKELNKPRRMGGLGFKNTRIFNEALLTKLAWRMLRETEAKWVQLLQARYFRNMDPLYGHIKKMGTWIWQGIQQGLQWIRKFHIWEIGDGSRIEVAKDHWIGTESLQESINPINVNQVDLKVSSLIDHQNRVWKQDILQQLFNHDLISQITTIRIPPQSAVDTLRWSLTKNGSFSVQSTYNAILKQNSQQQISRE comes from the coding sequence ATGGATTCGAAGCTGCAGTTGTGGCAAGGAAAACTTGTTAATCAGGCGGGGAGAACTACTCAAATTCAAGCTGTTGTGGCTTCTATGGCCCAATTTCAACTGGGATGTCTTAAAATTCCAGAAAAATCAGCAAGGAAACTTGAGTCATtgcaaagaaattattgttggaaCAAAGCCTCGAAAAAAGGTTGTAAATTTATAGGATGGAAGGAACTAAATAAGCCAAGAAGAATGGGGGGTTTGGGATTTAAGAATACTCGAATTTTCAATGAAGCTCTCTTAACTAAGCTGGCATGGAGAATGCTTCGTGAGACAGAAGCTAAATGGGTTCAATTATTGCAAGCTAGATATTTCAGAAATATGGATCCTCTTTATGGGCATATTAAGAAGATGGGCACTTGGATATGGCAAGGAATTCAACAAGGATTGCAATGGATAAGAAAGTTTCATATCTGGGAGATAGGTGATGGGTCTAGAATTGAAGTAGCTAAAGATCATTGGATTGGTACAGAGTCTCTTCAAGAGTCTATAAACCCTATAAATGTGAATCAGGTTGATCTCAAGGTTTCTTCTCTTATTGATCATCAGAACAGAGTTTGGAAGCAAGATATTCTTCAACAACTGTTTAATCATGATCTGATTTCTCAGATAACTACAATTAGAATCCCTCCTCAATCTGCAGTAGATACTTTGAGATGGTCTCTTACTAAGAATGGTTCCTTCTCAGTCCAATCCACCTATAATGCAATTTTAAAACAGAATTCTCAGCAGCAGATCTCTAGAGAGTAA